Genomic segment of Burkholderia pyrrocinia:
CCTTCCCTCACCCAACGATTCCGGGAGATACCCCATGACTGCCCTGGCTGGCAAAGTCGCGATCGTCACCGGCGGCGCCACGCTGATCGGCGCCGCGGTCGCGCAGGACCTGACCCGCGCCGGCGCGTGCGTCGCGATACTCGATCTCGATACGGAGAACGGCGCGCGCGTCGCCGATGCGCTCGGCGAACGCGCCATGTTCGTCGCGATCGACATCACCGACGACCGCGCGATCGAGCGTGCGGTGTCGGCGATCGCCGAACGGTTCGGCGCGATCGACGTGCTCGTCAACCTCGCGTGCAGCTACGTCGACAACGGCATCCACGCGACCCGCAACGACTGGCTCGCGGCGATGGACGTGAACGTCGTGTCGGCGGCGATGCTGGCGAAGGCCGTTCATCCGCACATGGTGCGGCGCGGCGGCGGCGCGATCGTGAACTTCAGTTCGATCTCGGCCCAATGCGCGCAAACCGGCCGCTGGCTGTATCCGACGTCCAAGGCGGCGATCCGCCAGCTCACGCGCAGCATGGCGATGGATCTCGCGCCCGATCGCATTCGCGTCAACTCGGTGTCGCCGGGATGGACGTGGTCGCGCGTGATGGACGAGATGACGCGCGGCGATCGCGCGAAAACCGATCGCGTCGCCGCGCCGTTTCATCTGCTCGGCCGGGTCGGCAATCCGTCGGAAGTCGCGCAGGTCGTGACGTTCCTGTGCAGCGACGCGGCGAGCTTCGTGACGGGCGCCGACTACGCGGTGGACGGCGGCTATTCGGCGATGGGCCCCGAGCAGGCGGTGCCGGCCATTCCGCGCCTGGCGGAATGACCGCCCGCCGCCACTCCCCGCAATCAATCCGGCCGGAATCCGGCCACCCAAGGACACGCTCATGAGACGCATCGCTATCGTCGGCGCCGGCCAGTCCGGCCTGCAACTCGCCTTCGCCCTGCTCGACCAGGGCTACCACGTCACGCTCGCGACCAATCGCGACGCGGAACAGATCCGCACCGGCAAGGTCATGTCGAGCCAGTGCATGTTCCATACCGCGCTGCAGATCGAGCGCGATCTCGGCCTGAACGCATGGGAAGAAGCGTGCCCGTCCGTCGAAGGCATCGGCATCGCGGTGCCGCACCCGGACGGCAACGGCCGCAAGGCGATCGACTGGTCGTCGCGGCTGACCCGCTATGCGCAGTCCGTCGACCAGCGCGTGAAAATGGCCGACTGGCTCGACGGCATTCGGCGCCGCGGCGCGGACGTGCGCATCTGCGACGTCGGCGTGCCCGAACTCGAGGAACTGGCACGCAGCCACGATCTCGTGCTGCTCGCGGCCGGCAAGGGCGAAATCGTCAACCTGCTCGGCCGCGACGACGCGCGCAGCGCGTTCGACCGCCCGCAACGCGCGCTCGCCCTCACCTACGTGAAAGGGATGGCGCCGAGCCAGCCGTATTCGCGCGTGCGCTTCAACCTGTTGCCCGGTATCGGCGAATACTTCGTGTTCCCCGCACTGACTACCACGGGCCCGTGCGAAATCATGGTGTTCGAGGGCATTCCGGGCGGCCCGCTCGACTGCTGGGCCGACGTGAAGACGCCCGAGCAGCACCTCGACAGGAGCCTGTCGTTCCTGCAGCAGTATGTGCCTTGGGAATTCGAGCGCTGCCGCGACGTCGAGCTCACCGATCCGAACGGCACGCTGTCCGGGCGCTTTACGCCGACGGTGCGCAAGCCGTTCTTCCGGCTGCCGTCGGGCCGCACCGTCTTCGGGATGGCCGATGCGGTGGTGGTCAACGATCCGATCACGGGCCAGGGATCGAACAACGCCGCGAAATGCGCGAACGCGTATTTCGACGCGATCGTCGCGCGCGATGCCGCGCCGTTCGGCGAGGACTGGATGCAGCAGACGTTCGAAGGCTACTGGGCCTACGCGCAGCATGTCGTGCGCTGGACCAACTCGCTGCTCACGCCGCCGCCGCCGCACATTCTCGAACTGCTCGGCGCGGCCGGTCAGTCGCCATCGCTCGCCGCCGCGATCGTCGACGGCTTCGACGATCCGCGCCGGTTCTCGCCGTGGTGGTTCGAGCCGTCGGCCTGCGCGGCGCTGATTCGCGAACACAGCGCGCGTGCGGAGTGACCGACATGGAAACGACCGTACCCGGCACTCCGGCCATCGATCCGATGCAGTTGCGCGCCGCCTTCGGGCAGTTTCCGACCGGCGTCACCGTGATCACCACGTGCGCGGCCGACGGACGCAAGGTGGGCCTCACCGCCAATTCGTTCTCGTCGCTGTCGCTGGATCCGCCGCTCGTGCTGTGGAGCCTTCGAAAGGTCGCGCCGAGCCGACCGGATTTCGTCGCGGCTACCCATTTCGCGATCAACATCCTCGCGCACGACCAGATCGACCTGTCGCGCCGCTTCGCGACGCCCAGTGCCGACAAGTTCGACGGCGTGCTTCACGTGGATTCGGACAGCGGCGGCGTGCCCTGCCTCGAAGGCGCCAGCGCGCGCTTCGTGTGCCGCAACGTCGGCCATTACGAAGGCGGCGATCACCTGCTCTTCATCGGCCGGATCGAGCAGTTCGACGCGATCGGCAAGGCGCCGCTCGTGTTCCATGCGGGCCAGTATCGTGCAATCTCCGATCACCCCGATCTTTTGTGCACCATTTGATTAGTTATACAAACAGATATCCAGGAGGTGGTGAACATGAAATTCGGCTCTCGCCTGCTCGTCGTCGCAGGCCTCGCGATCGCCGGCATGACCGGTCACGCGCCGGCCCACGCGACCGACCTGCCGTCGGTCAACCTCGGCATGACCAGTTTCCTCGACGGGATGCCGCCGGCCGGCTCGGGCTGGTACGGCACGCAGTACTTGCAGTACTACACGGCCGGCCGCGTCAACGACAACGCCGGCAACAAGGTCGGCCTGCCGAAGCAGGACATCGACCTGTTCGCGGGCTTGAGCCAGCTCGTCTACCAGTCGCCGCTGACGTTCGCCGGGATGCATCCGGGCCTCGACGTGATCCTGCCGTGGATCGCGTCCGCACGTACCGACGACGGCATCGGCAACGTCGCGCTGAATGCGCGTGCCGGTTTCGGCGATCTGCTGATCGGCCCGTTCATCCAGTTCGACCCGGTGATGGGCGCGCAGGGCCCGCGCTTCGCGCAGCGCGTGGAATTCCAGTTCATCGCGCCGACCGGCGCGTACGATCCGTCGCGTGCGATCAACCCGGGCAGTCATTTCTGGTCGTTCGACCCGTACTGGGCGGCGACGCTGTGGCTGACGCCGAAATGGACCGTGTCGTGGCGCCTGCACTATCTGTGGAACGCGACCAACCATCAGCCGGCCACGTCGCCCGGCCCCGACGTGACGTCGACCCAGGCCGGCCAGGCGATCCATGCGAACTTCGCGACCGAGTATGAAGTGCGCCCCGGCCTGCGGCTGGGACTCAACGGCTACTGGCTGCGCCAGACCACCGACATGAAGGAAAACGGGCAGGACGTGCCCGGTACGCGCGAGGCCGTGCTGGCGATCGGCCCGGGCGCCATGGTCAGCTTCTCGCCGCAGGATCACCTGCTGTTCAACGCGTATTTCGAGGTCCATGCGCGCAACCGGCCACAGGGGACCCGGATGGTGCTGCGTTATGTGCATCACTTCCTGTGATGCGGCAGTTCGCCGACATCCAGCGGCTCGCACCTGCGACGAAAGGGCGGCCGAAGCGCCGCGCACCGGGCAGCTGTTCGTGCCGTCATTCAATTTCGATGTCGAACGCTGCGCGTGGCGGCTATGCCGGCAACCTTCAGGGTTAGCAGTAGGGGGCAGCCGATGAGGGCGGTGGACTACGGCTTGTTCCATGGCCGACCATGGGTCCAGGATGCGTTGACGCCGCTATGGTCAACCTGTCTCGCGGCACCGCCTGGGGAGGGAGCCTCCATGAAGCCGGTTGCCGTGCCGGCCGACGCGTCGGTCAGGGCCGGCACGCAAAATCGATATCGATGCACGCGAAGCAGCACGTGTCCGCCGCTCACTGCGCAATGCTGACGAACGTCGGCAACAGCACGCGATAGACGTGAATCATGGCCGGCCCGAGCAGCACCATCATCAGCGCCGGAAAGATGCAGAAGATCAGCGGGAACAGCAGCTTCAGCGCGATCTTCGCGGCACGCTCCTCCGCGCGCATCCGCCGCCGCGTGCGCAGCATGTCCGACAGCACGCGCAGCGATTCGCTGATGCTCGTGCCGAAGCGGTCGGCCTGGATCAGCATCGCGCAGAACGACTCGATGTCCTCGACGCCGGTGCGCAGCGCGAGATTGCGCAGCGCCGTCTCCTTCGTGAAGCCGGAACGCATCTCGAGCAGCAGCAGGTCGAGTTCGCTCGCGACCACCTCGCTGCTGAACCGCAGCTCCTCGCTCACCTTCATCAGCGCCGCGTCGAGCCCGAGCCCCGCTTCGACGCACACCGTCAGCAGGTCGAGCGCGTCCGGAAAATCCTCGAAGATCTTCTGCTGGCGCACCTTGACCCGTTGCGACAGCACGATGTTCGGGATGTAGTAGCCGATCCCGGCGAGCGTCACGAGGATGACCGACAACAGCGCGCGTTCGTCGCCGAGCTCGGTCGTGATCAGCGCCAGCAGCGCCATGCACGGCAACGCGAGCGCGAGCACCGTCTTCGCGGCGAAATACAGCGCGGCCGCGCTCTGGTTGCGCCATCCGGCATTCATGAGCCGGATCCGCAGCGGCGAATTCTCCCAGCCCTCCTTCGGCACCGACAGCCTCGAGATCGGGGTGGACAGCTCGACCAGCTTCGCGACCCAGCGCGACGTCAGGTCGTCGCCGTCGCCCGGGCCCGCGACGGCACCCGCACTTGCACCGGCCCCGCCGGCCTGCTGGAGCCGGCGCTGGATGTTGCGCGGCGCGAACAGCAGCATCGCGACGAGCACGCCGCCGGCCACGAAGATGAACAAGCCGCCCAGCATCACGGCCTGGACCACGCTCAGGTTTTGCATGACAGCCTCGCAACGGTTCGTTATTCGACTCGCGCGTCAGACGCGAATCCGGACAATGCGGCGGATCCAGAACATGCCGCACAGCATCGACACCAGCATCGTGCCGACCATCCTGATCCCCGCCGGATCCTCCCATAGCACGGACAGGAACTCGCGATTCACCAGCGCCATCACCGCGGCGGTGCCGAACGGCAGCAGCCCGAGAATCCACGCCGACAGCCGCCCTTCCGCCGACAGCACGCGCACCTTGTCGAACAGCTTGAAGCGCTCGCGGATCAACCCTGCGATGCTGTCGAGCAGCTCGGCCAGGTTGCCGCCGGTCTCGCGCTGGATCAGCACAGCGATCACGAAGTAGCGCAGGTCCTGCACCGGCACGCGCGTCGCGAGGTTCATCAGCGCGTCGTGCAGCGACACGCCGTAGTTGACCTCGTCGAACGTGACGCGGAATTCGCCACCCATCGGATCGGGAAACTCTTCGCCGACCATCCCGAGCGCGCCCGTGAACGAATGACCGGAACGCAGCGCGCGCGCGATCATGTCGCAGATGTCCGGCAACTGCCGCTCGAGCTTGAGCATCCGGCGCGCACGGCGGCGCATCACGTACATCGTCGGCATGCACGCGGCAAACAGCGCGACCGGTAGCGCGGCGAGCTGCGGCAACGTGCCGATGCTCAGCGCAAGCCACGCGAATGCCGCGAACACCGCGCTGAGCACGATCAGCTTCGGCAGCGTCCAGTCGAGGCCCGATTGCAGGATCACGAGATCGAGCGCGTGCACGCGCGGCACGCGCAGCAGCAGCCGGTCGAACGGCTTCGAATCGTCGAGCATCCGCTTCTTCAGGATCGACAGCCGCTCCTGCGGCACGTTGCCGCCGGCCGACATCGCGCGAATGCGCGATTCGATCCGGCGCGCGGCGGCGCCGTGCCGCGCGTTCCACCATTGATAGGCGCCTTCGATCGCGAGCACGACCGCGACGAAGGTGAGAATCACAAAACCGTAAAAGATCGTGTTCATGAAGCCTCCCCGGGAGCAAGCGGCGACAGGCCGTCAGTTCGTCTCGTAGCGCTGGGACGGGTCGTAGAGCGAATCCGGCAGGTTGATGCCGAACGCCTGCAGCCGCTCGACGAACTTCGGCCGTACGCCGGTCGCGCAGAAGTGGCCGCGTACCGTGCCGTCGCGATCCACGCCCGTGCGCTTGAACGTGAAGATCTCCTGCATGTTGATGATGTCGCCTTCCATCCCGGTCAGCTCCTGGATGCTGACGATCTTGCGCTTGCCGTCCGTCAGCCGCGCCGCCTGCACGACCACCGAGATCGCCGACGCGATCTGCTGGCGCATCGTCTTCGGCGGCAGCGACAGGCCGGAGACGCTGATCATGTTCTCGAGCCGCGTCAGCGCGTCGCGCGGCGTGTTCGCGTGGATCGTCGCGAGCGAGCCTTCGTGGCCGGTGTTCATCGCGTTGAGCATGTCGAGCGCTTCGGCGCCGCGCACTTCGCCGAGGATGATCCGGTCGGGACGCATCCGCAGCGCGTTGCGCACGAGCGTGCGCTGCGTGATCTCGCCCTTGCCCTCGATGTTCGGCGGGCGCGTTTCGAGCCGCAGCACGTGCGGCTGCTGGAGCTGCAGCTCGGCGGCGTCCTCGATCGTCACGATCCGCTCGTTGCGCGGAATGAAGCCGGACAGGATGTTGAGCAGCGTCGTCTTGCCGCTGCCCGTGCCGCCCGACACGAGCACGTTCACCTTCGCGCGCGACAGCGCGTCTAGCAGCTCGGCCATCGGCGGCGTCAGGCTGTGGAAGCGCACCAGGTCGTCCATCTTCAGCGGGTTGACCGCGAAGCGCCGAATCGACATCAGCGGCCCGTCGATCGCCGACGGCGGGATGATCGCGTTCACGCGCGAGCCGTCCGGCAGCCGCGCATCGACCATCGGGCTCGATTCGTCGATGCGGCGCCCGACGCGCGACACGATCTTCTCGATCACCTTCATCAGGTGCGCGTCGTCGTAGAACGTCACGTCGGTCAGTTCGAGCTGGCCGCAGCGCTCGACATAGACCTGCCGGTACGTGTTCACCAGGATGTCGGAGATGCCGGGGTCGCGCAGCAGCGCTTCGAGCGGGCCGAAACCGAACATCTCGTCGTACACGTCGATCGCGAGCTGCCGCCGCTCGATGTCGTTCGCCGGCACCCGCTCGTCATCGAGGATGCGCGCGATCAGTGCGGAGATTTCCTGCCGGACCTGATCCTGCGGCATCCGCGACAGGCGTTCCAGCTCGACGCGTTCGAGCACGGCCGCGTGAATGTCGCGGCGCAGCTTCTGGTATGCGTCGCGTACCGACGAATGCGTCGGGCCGGCCGATTCGCCGCCCGCCACCAGCGGCTGGGCCCGGTGCAAGGACATCTGTTCGCGCAATGACATGATGGTTCCCCGAAATAGTTACATGGACTTGAGCTTCGGCGTGGCCTTGCGGCCGAACAGCCGGGACATCAACGGTTCGCTTCGCGCCGCGCGGTGTCCCGCGCGCACTTCGCCGTCGACGAGTTGTTTGGCGCAACCCTGCAACGCACGCGCGACCGCGGTGCCGCGCGCGAGCCGCGACACCGGATGCCCCTGGTTGATCGCTTCGAGCACGGTGTCGGCATCGTCGGGAATCGTGCAGGCGGCCTGCAGGCCGAGTACTTCCTCGAGCGCGGTGCGGGTCCGGTCGCTCGCGCGCGTCGCGCGGTTCACGACGAGACGCATCTGGTCGGTCGAGTAGCCGAGCGACACGAGGATCTCCAGCAGCCGGCGGCCGGCGCGCACGTGCGGCATCGCGGGCTGCAGCACGATCTGGATCTGGTCGCTGCGGTCCAGCGCGACCATCGACAGCGGATTGATGCCGACGCCGACGTCGAAGATCACGAAGTCGTAGCGCGGCGCGGCGACGCCGAGGATCCATTCGAGCGCATCCTCGCGCATCTCGGCGGCCTTGACCGGATCGCCGGCGCCCGCGAGCACGTGGAAGTTCTCGGTCACGTGCGCGACGCTCGCGTCGAGAAACGCGCTGTCGAGCCGCTCGATCTGCGCGCAAAGCTGCGGCAGCGTCGACGGCGGGGTTTCGTCGCTGACGAGGAACGCCGCATCGGCGAATTGCTGGTTCAGGTCGATCAGCAGCACGCGGCGCTTGAAGCCCTCGGCGATCTCGAACGCGACGTTGCTGGCGACGAAGCTCGTGCCGGCCCCGCCCTTGCACGACATGAACGACACGACCCGCGTATCGTCGACGTCGCTCCGCGTGCTTTGCGCGGCGGCACGCTCGAGCGCGTTGCCGAGCGCCTGCCGATCGAGCGGCCACTGCAGCACGTCGCGAGCGCCCGCGCGCATCGCGTCGAGCAGCAAGCGCGGCGACGCGTCCGCCGTCACGAGGATGCAGGTCAGGCTCGCGTGAGCGCGGCAGATCCGCTCGATCGCGGACAGCTCCGACGGGTCGAGCGACGTGCCGTCGACCAGCAGGATGTCGAATGCGTCGAGCCCGTCGGTGCGATGCTCGATCTGCGACGGTCGGCCGGTCGCGCGCGTCGCGCGATAGCGTCCGCAGTCGGCCGCGAGGCGCGCGATCTGCGTGAGCCGCACGGTATCGTCGGAAGCTACGAGGATATTGATCATGTTGTGTGCCTCGTCTGTTCGATCAATTGCAAGCGGTGCCGCCGGTCGCGGAGGTCAGGCTTTCGCGCGGCAGCGTGGTCGTGAACGGCGGCATCGTGACCGTGACGTTCACGAACGGGATCATCGTCTTGACCGTGACGTTCGTGACGCTCACGGTCACGAACGAGCAGGTGTTCACGTCGCAGCTCGCCGGCGTATAGCTGACCGACACGTTCGCGTCCGACAGCAGCGGCAGCAAGGACTTCACGCGCTTCACGACACCTGCCGCGTTCACGTCGCAGACCACCGCCGTGCGCGCGCCGAGGCGCACGGCCTCGCTCGCGGTGTTCCAGTAGAACAGCACGCGGCCGAATTCGAAGATGCCGATCAGCAGCATGATCAGCACCGATGCGATAAGCGCGAACTCGACGATCGCCGAGCCGCGTTGGGCGCGCCGGCGCGACAACGGAAAATGGCGCGCGCTCATGACACTTGCCTCATCACGGTGATGATGTTGCCGAACGTGATCGACTTCAGCCCCGGGTACGCGGGAATCGGCTGGTACTTGTAGCCCGTGACCTTCACTTCGACGAGGTTGATCGCGCCTGCCGGCGTGCCGCTCGCCGCGTTGTTGTTCGCGTCGTAGGTCGGCAGGTTCGCGAACTGCGCCGGGTCGGACGCGTCGCTGCAACCGGTCGTATGCTGCGCATCGCAAATGGTCACCATCGAGGTCGTGAGCCCCGGCACCAGCTCGGTGCCGGACGCGCCGCAGGTCGTGCTGCCGTAGACGACGAGGCACTGCGCCGCCGACACCGGATACGCGCTGTCGGTCGGCAGCCAGATCGACAGGTAGCGCGCCGCGTCGCGCGTCGCCTTGGTCAGCGTCTCGTACTGGTAGATCGCGCGGCCGAACTCGGCCACGCCGGTCGCGAGCATGATCATCGGCATCAGCACGAGCGCGAACTCGACGGCAACGGCGCCGCGGGTGCGCGAACGGCGAAACGGGGGCCTTTTCATGATCGCCTCTCCCTATTGAACGAGCATCGGCACCTGGACCCCGGACGCGCTGCCGTCGCCGGGCAAGCCGTGCGTCGCGCACGGATTGTTGCCGGAGACGGACGAACCGAGGTATTCGAGGTGGGCTATGACCCCGCCGCTGCCGGGGCTGAACGGCACAGGATCGAGCATCAGCACGCAATCCCATTGCGTGACGTGCACCTTGCCGCTGCTTCCGCTCAGCGTCGAGCAGTCGCCTTCCGGCGCGAGCGCGACGCGGCGATCGCCGCCGTTGCTCTGGTAGTTGCTCGCCGTCACGGTGCCGTTGGTGGAGATCCCGCTGCCCGCCGGCGGCGCGCCGTCGCCCTGGTAGGGCTTGTAGTTCGTGCGATCGGTCACGAACTGCGTGTACGCGTCACCCTTGATGCCCGCCGTTCCGGGCGGCCCGTAGTTCGGGCCGACATACGCGTAGCCGGTGAAGTCGGGCTGGCCGCTCGAGCCGTTCGCGCCGTTCGTATAGATGCCGAAGCGCGTATTCCAGGCGCGCAGCGACGCCGACTTCAGGCCGGTGCTGCCGAGGTCGGGCGGACTCTTGATATTGCAGGTGTTGCCCGACAGCTCGCCCGCGATGGTCGGTTCGTTCGTCGAGCCGTCGAGCGCCGCCCAGCCGAAGTTGCCGGGCCCGTAGGTCGAACCGGACGGCGACGTGATCCAGTCGCCGACCTTGTAGGACGGCGCGCCCGTCGCGCGGCACACGAACACCGGAATCGCGCAGGTCGTCTGCCCGCCGCCGACCGTCGCGATCGCGCTCGCCGACACTTCCGCCGCGTTCGCGAGCTTGGTGCCCGGCAGCACGTTCAGCACCTCGATGAACCAGTGCGCGATGTTGCTCAACGTCGCGGTGCACTGCACGTACTTGATGTTCGCCGGCGTCGTGACCGAGTTCTTCGTCAGGAACGGGTTGGACAGCGAGTCGCTGAACGTGACGTTCGAATTCGTCGACATCTGCACCGAGTTTTTCTGAAAGAACACGAAATTCAGGTGGCCGGCGGCGATGCCGTTCGCCTCGGCAACGGACAGGCTGATGGCCGAGGTCAAGTCGCGCGCAGCCGACAGCGCGCACGCATCGGCGCTGTTCTGCAGTTCGCTGCGCGTGACGTACAGCTTGCCGAGGTCCAGCGCGAGACCGACGAACCCGATCATCACCGCCAGTGCGAGACCGACGATGATCGCGACGGCGCCGCGCTGGCGATGCAGGCCGCGACGCGTGACTTTCGGATAGCGAGCTGCGCTGGACATGGCGTTCTCCCTGAGCGTGCTGTCGTTACTGGCTGGCCTTGCCGATGCCGATGACGAATGCATTGGCTGGCGGCTGGAGCTGCTTGAACGATTTGTCGTAGTTGTCGAGCGCGGCCGCGGCGGCGCCGCCGTCGACCCCCGACGCCGATGCCGTGTGTTCGGCGGCATGCGGGTCGATGATCTGGGCCTGCATCACGGTGCGAACCGAGTCGCCGAAGCGGCTGTCCCACACCGGGCTCGACGACATGCAGCCGGCAAGCGCGAACGCGAGCGGTGCGGCAAGCGCCGCGCGGCGCACGAATACGAGGTAGGCGGATTTCATGAGCTTCCCCTGAATGGTTTCAACGATCGGTGGACTGGGGTTCCGAGCGCGCGACCTGCGCCCGGGCAACCGCGGGCACCCGGTGCTTCGGTCGCGCCGCCTGCGTCGCCGGCGTGTCGGGGCCGGCCGCCGCGAGACGCGCGGCGGCGGCTTCGATACGCGCGATGCGGGCCGCGTTTGCCGCATTTGCCGTGTCGGGCCGCGGCGCGATTGCCGCCACCGGTGCGGGCGTCTTCTGCGGTTCGGCCGGCACCGGCGGCTGCGCGTCCGTGCCTTGCGGCGCGCGCGGCGCGGGCAGTGCGGCGGCCTGACCGGCCGGGGCTTCCGATTGCGGTGCCGGAGCCGGCGCCGGTGCCTGGGCCGGTGCCTGCGGTGCAACCGCCGCGCCGCTCGCGGGTTGTGCACCCGGCTTGCGGACCCCGCCGCGCCCTTCCATGTTGCCCGTCGCATAAACGTCGGCTTCGTTCGGCTTCGAGAAGCTGTCGGTCGGCAGCGGCACGTCCGCGGTCTGCAGTGGCTTCACCAGATGCGGCGTGATCAGGAAGATCAGCTCGGTGCGATCCTGCTGGAACGACGTGCTGCGGAACAGCGCGCCGAGCACCGGCACTTCGCCGACACCCGGGATCGCCTTCAGCGCGCCGCTCGCGTTGTCCTTGATCAGCCCGCCGATCGCGAACGATTCGCCGTCGCTCATCTGGACCGTCGTCGAAGCACGCCGCGTCGTGATCAGCGGCAGGATCGACGTGCCGCCGATGTTGGACGCGCTCAGCGTGACGCCCGTCTGCGACAGCTCCGACACTTCCGGTGCGACCTTCAGGCTGATCCGGCCGTTCGCCAGCACCGTCGGCGTGAACTTCAGCGCGACGCCGAACTCCTCTTCCTGCAGCGTGATCGACGAAATGCCGTTGCCGCTGCTTTGCGGGATCGGGATGAAGATCTTGCCGCCGGCGAGGAACGTCGCTTCCTGGCCGCTGATCGTCACGAGGTTCGGCTCCGCGAGGATCTTGACGAGGTTGTCGGTGTTCTGCGCATCGGCCGTGATGTTGAACGGCTTGTTGTTCGCCTTGCTGAAGGCGACCGCGCTCGAGACGCCCGCGAGCAGGCTGCTGACCAGCGCGCCGCTCCACGAGCCGAACCCGCCCTGGATGTTGAGCGCGCTGCCCATCTGGTTGATCAGCGTCTTCGACACCTCGGCCACCTTCACCTCGAGCATCACCTGCTGCGGCGACGTGACGCTCAGCATGTTCAGCACGCCGCCGCCCGGCTTGCCGCCCGCAGCGGGGTCGCCGGCGCTGTCGCCGTAGGCGTGCGCGATCTGCACGGCCTGCTGCGCGGCCTGCGAGCTCGACACGCTGCCCGCCAGCACGATCGTGCCGGCGGCGGTCGACACATGGATGTCGCGCTCGCTCGGCATCAGCTGCAGCAACGATGCCTGCAGGCCACCGGCATCCGCGCCGACCGCGACGTCGATCACGCGGCATGTGCCGCTCCTGCCCTGCACGATCATGTTGGTCGTGCCGACCGACAGCCCGAGGATGTACAGCGTCTGCGGCGACACCATCGTCGCCTGCGCGACGGCCGGGTTGCCGATCGTCCGATTGCGGACGGGCTCCGGCATCGGCACCAGCAGCGACTTGCCGAGCGGCACGCTGATGCTGGTCGACTCGCGCACGGCACCGATGCAGTTCGGCCCGCGCAGCGGCCCAGCCGTTGCGGCAGCCGCGGCGACCGGTACCGGCGCCATGCTGATCGTCATCTGCATCGGCCCCTTGCCGACCGCGGCCGGCGCGCTGGCGCCGCCCTTCGTCAGCACGCCCGCTTCAATCCCTTCCTGGGCCAGTGCGCCATAGACGGTCAGCCATCCTGAACAGAGGATCGCGGCCATCATCGTGCCCCGTGCGACGCGCGTCCGCAGTGGGCCGGTACCTGTGCATTGCGGTTTGATCTTCATTTCGTCTGATCCCCCGAGAGACCGGCGCCGTGCCGGTTGTCGACTTCCAAGGCCGTCGTGCCCTGCTGGCGGCCGATCTGTTTATGTGGCTGTATTGATCTGTTTCAGAAACATTCGACGCTGCCCTTCACGCCCGCCAGCACGCCGACGCAGTCGCGCCGTACTTCCGGCGCCGCATGCGACGCGACGTGCACGCGCACCGTCCGCACGCGGGCGGGCGCCGGCGCCGCTTCGGGCACGGGTTCCTTGCCGAGCAACGTCAGCTTGGTCGCGCCGTCCGTGTTCAGCGTCTTCTGGTCGACCTGGTTGCGCAGCACGAGCGACAGCGTGCCGACGCTGCGCGCGAGGTCGAGCCGTTCGGCCTGGTCGGGCGTGACTTCCAGCGTCACCGCGTTGACGACCTTCGGTGCGGTGTCGTCGCGGCTGACCTGCTGCGCGACGGCGAGCACGAGGATGTGCTCGAGCACGATCTTGGAGATGC
This window contains:
- a CDS encoding TadE/TadG family type IV pilus assembly protein, with the protein product MSARHFPLSRRRAQRGSAIVEFALIASVLIMLLIGIFEFGRVLFYWNTASEAVRLGARTAVVCDVNAAGVVKRVKSLLPLLSDANVSVSYTPASCDVNTCSFVTVSVTNVTVKTMIPFVNVTVTMPPFTTTLPRESLTSATGGTACN
- a CDS encoding AAA family ATPase, which translates into the protein MINILVASDDTVRLTQIARLAADCGRYRATRATGRPSQIEHRTDGLDAFDILLVDGTSLDPSELSAIERICRAHASLTCILVTADASPRLLLDAMRAGARDVLQWPLDRQALGNALERAAAQSTRSDVDDTRVVSFMSCKGGAGTSFVASNVAFEIAEGFKRRVLLIDLNQQFADAAFLVSDETPPSTLPQLCAQIERLDSAFLDASVAHVTENFHVLAGAGDPVKAAEMREDALEWILGVAAPRYDFVIFDVGVGINPLSMVALDRSDQIQIVLQPAMPHVRAGRRLLEILVSLGYSTDQMRLVVNRATRASDRTRTALEEVLGLQAACTIPDDADTVLEAINQGHPVSRLARGTAVARALQGCAKQLVDGEVRAGHRAARSEPLMSRLFGRKATPKLKSM
- a CDS encoding TadE/TadG family type IV pilus assembly protein, translating into MKRPPFRRSRTRGAVAVEFALVLMPMIMLATGVAEFGRAIYQYETLTKATRDAARYLSIWLPTDSAYPVSAAQCLVVYGSTTCGASGTELVPGLTTSMVTICDAQHTTGCSDASDPAQFANLPTYDANNNAASGTPAGAINLVEVKVTGYKYQPIPAYPGLKSITFGNIITVMRQVS
- a CDS encoding CpaF family protein, with the protein product MSLREQMSLHRAQPLVAGGESAGPTHSSVRDAYQKLRRDIHAAVLERVELERLSRMPQDQVRQEISALIARILDDERVPANDIERRQLAIDVYDEMFGFGPLEALLRDPGISDILVNTYRQVYVERCGQLELTDVTFYDDAHLMKVIEKIVSRVGRRIDESSPMVDARLPDGSRVNAIIPPSAIDGPLMSIRRFAVNPLKMDDLVRFHSLTPPMAELLDALSRAKVNVLVSGGTGSGKTTLLNILSGFIPRNERIVTIEDAAELQLQQPHVLRLETRPPNIEGKGEITQRTLVRNALRMRPDRIILGEVRGAEALDMLNAMNTGHEGSLATIHANTPRDALTRLENMISVSGLSLPPKTMRQQIASAISVVVQAARLTDGKRKIVSIQELTGMEGDIINMQEIFTFKRTGVDRDGTVRGHFCATGVRPKFVERLQAFGINLPDSLYDPSQRYETN
- a CDS encoding pilus assembly protein TadG-related protein → MSSAARYPKVTRRGLHRQRGAVAIIVGLALAVMIGFVGLALDLGKLYVTRSELQNSADACALSAARDLTSAISLSVAEANGIAAGHLNFVFFQKNSVQMSTNSNVTFSDSLSNPFLTKNSVTTPANIKYVQCTATLSNIAHWFIEVLNVLPGTKLANAAEVSASAIATVGGGQTTCAIPVFVCRATGAPSYKVGDWITSPSGSTYGPGNFGWAALDGSTNEPTIAGELSGNTCNIKSPPDLGSTGLKSASLRAWNTRFGIYTNGANGSSGQPDFTGYAYVGPNYGPPGTAGIKGDAYTQFVTDRTNYKPYQGDGAPPAGSGISTNGTVTASNYQSNGGDRRVALAPEGDCSTLSGSSGKVHVTQWDCVLMLDPVPFSPGSGGVIAHLEYLGSSVSGNNPCATHGLPGDGSASGVQVPMLVQ